Proteins encoded by one window of Deinococcus sp. KSM4-11:
- the pgm gene encoding phosphoglucomutase (alpha-D-glucose-1,6-bisphosphate-dependent) → MTLSELAGKTAPQSLLTNIPRLVAHYYETRPLVSDPLQRVAFGTSGHRGTSLAGTFNEMHILAVSQAVAEHRAAQGISGPLYMGLDTHALSEPAWMTALQVLVANGVRVRVQPGTFTPTPLVSHAILEHNRTGADGTADGIVITPSHNPPQDGGFKYNPPSGGPADTDVTKVVQARANQILEDEMRDVKRVSLEDAMAALEDFDFITPYVEQLPTVIDLDAIKHSGVHIGVDPLGGASLPVWQAIQARYGLNLDIVNTTIDPSFAFMSVDRDGKIRMDCSSPYAMAGLLRLKDDFDVAIGNDPDSDRHGIVTADGLMNPNHYLAVMIEYLFQNRPGWRADAAIGKTLVSSALIDRVGAGIGRKVVEVPVGFKYFVAGLLDGSFGFGGEESAGASFLRMDGGAWSTDKDGLIPGLLAAEMTAKTGKTPSQRFADLTAKYGATAYDRQDAPATPDQKKILGNLSPEQVTATTLAGDPITAKLTRAPGNNEPIGGLKVTTDQAWFAARPSGTEDVYKIYAESFKGAEHLKQVMDEARDVVGEALGSS, encoded by the coding sequence ATGACCCTCAGCGAACTGGCCGGCAAGACCGCACCGCAGAGCCTGCTGACGAACATCCCCCGGCTGGTCGCGCACTACTACGAGACCCGGCCGCTGGTCAGCGATCCCCTCCAGCGCGTCGCCTTCGGCACCAGCGGGCACCGGGGCACCAGTCTGGCCGGCACGTTCAACGAGATGCACATCCTGGCCGTGTCGCAGGCGGTCGCCGAGCACCGCGCCGCCCAGGGCATCAGCGGGCCTCTCTACATGGGGCTGGACACCCACGCCCTGAGCGAACCCGCGTGGATGACCGCCCTGCAAGTCCTGGTCGCCAACGGCGTGCGGGTGCGCGTCCAGCCGGGAACATTCACGCCCACGCCGCTGGTCAGCCACGCCATCCTCGAACACAACCGCACAGGAGCGGACGGCACCGCCGACGGCATCGTCATCACGCCCAGCCACAACCCCCCGCAGGACGGCGGCTTCAAGTACAACCCCCCCAGCGGCGGCCCCGCCGACACGGACGTCACCAAGGTCGTGCAGGCCCGCGCGAACCAGATTCTGGAAGACGAGATGCGCGACGTGAAACGCGTGTCGCTGGAAGACGCCATGGCTGCGCTGGAGGACTTCGACTTCATCACGCCCTATGTCGAGCAGTTGCCCACCGTCATCGACCTCGACGCGATCAAGCATAGTGGCGTGCACATCGGCGTCGATCCGCTCGGTGGGGCGAGCCTGCCCGTGTGGCAGGCCATCCAGGCGCGCTACGGCCTGAACCTCGACATCGTGAACACGACCATCGACCCCAGCTTCGCCTTCATGAGCGTCGACCGGGACGGCAAGATCCGCATGGACTGCTCCAGCCCCTACGCCATGGCCGGCCTGCTGCGCCTGAAGGACGACTTCGACGTCGCCATCGGCAACGACCCGGACTCCGACCGGCACGGCATCGTCACCGCCGACGGCCTGATGAACCCCAACCACTACCTCGCCGTGATGATCGAGTACCTGTTCCAGAACCGCCCCGGCTGGCGCGCGGACGCCGCCATCGGCAAGACCCTGGTGAGCAGCGCCCTGATCGACCGTGTGGGCGCGGGCATCGGCCGCAAGGTGGTCGAGGTGCCCGTCGGCTTCAAGTATTTCGTGGCGGGCTTACTCGACGGTTCCTTCGGCTTCGGCGGCGAGGAGAGCGCGGGCGCGAGCTTCCTGCGCATGGACGGCGGCGCGTGGAGCACCGACAAGGACGGCCTGATTCCCGGCCTGCTGGCCGCTGAAATGACCGCCAAGACCGGCAAGACCCCCAGCCAGCGCTTCGCTGACCTGACCGCGAAGTACGGTGCGACCGCCTACGACCGCCAGGACGCGCCCGCCACGCCCGACCAGAAGAAAATCCTGGGCAACCTCTCGCCCGAGCAGGTCACCGCCACCACCCTGGCCGGCGACCCGATCACCGCGAAGCTCACGCGCGCACCCGGCAACAACGAACCCATCGGCGGCCTGAAGGTCACCACGGATCAGGCATGGTTCGCCGCCCGGCCCAGCGGCACCGAGGACGTCTACAAGATTTATGCCGAGAGCTTCAAAGGGGCCGAGCACCTGAAGCAGGTCATGGATGAGGCGAGGGATGTGGTGGGGGAGGCCCTCGGGTCTTCCTGA
- the trxB gene encoding thioredoxin-disulfide reductase: MTSAPEGTQNFDVVIVGGGPAGLTAAIYTGRASLSTLILEKGLPGGQIAQTEEVENYPGFPDPISGMELAMRMQQQAEKFGGKIEMDEVQSIHRADDDIEHPYPFIVTGYSGTYRAKAVILATGANPKRLNIPGEEHFWGKGVSTCATCDGFFYRGKKVVVIGGGDAAVEEGLFLTKFADEVTVIHRRDSLRANKVAQARAFSNPKMKFIWDTAPLEIQGEHSVTGVRLKNLKTGEESTMDTDGVFIFIGHTPNTEFVKDTVNLRPDGYVDVTDEIYTSVPMLFAAGDVSDYIYRQLGTSVGAGTRAAMSAERALAALEVEHQTTAAD; this comes from the coding sequence ATGACCAGCGCCCCTGAAGGCACCCAGAATTTCGACGTCGTGATCGTCGGCGGCGGCCCCGCCGGCCTGACCGCCGCCATCTACACCGGCCGCGCCAGCTTGAGCACCCTGATCCTCGAAAAGGGCCTCCCCGGCGGCCAGATCGCCCAGACCGAGGAAGTCGAGAACTACCCCGGCTTCCCCGACCCGATCTCCGGCATGGAACTCGCCATGCGCATGCAGCAGCAGGCCGAGAAATTCGGCGGCAAGATCGAGATGGACGAGGTGCAGTCCATCCACCGTGCCGACGACGACATCGAACACCCCTACCCGTTCATCGTCACCGGCTACAGCGGCACGTACCGCGCCAAGGCCGTCATCCTCGCCACCGGCGCGAACCCCAAACGCCTGAACATCCCCGGCGAGGAACACTTCTGGGGCAAGGGCGTCAGCACCTGCGCCACCTGCGACGGCTTCTTCTACCGTGGCAAGAAGGTCGTCGTCATCGGCGGGGGCGACGCGGCCGTCGAGGAAGGTCTGTTCCTCACCAAGTTCGCCGACGAGGTCACAGTCATTCACCGCCGCGACTCCCTGCGCGCCAACAAGGTCGCCCAGGCCCGCGCGTTCTCCAACCCCAAGATGAAATTCATCTGGGACACCGCTCCGCTCGAAATCCAGGGTGAGCACTCCGTCACCGGCGTGCGCCTGAAGAACCTCAAGACTGGCGAGGAAAGCACCATGGACACCGATGGCGTGTTCATCTTCATCGGTCACACGCCCAACACCGAGTTCGTCAAGGACACCGTGAACCTGCGTCCTGACGGCTACGTGGACGTCACCGACGAGATCTATACCAGCGTGCCCATGCTGTTCGCCGCCGGCGACGTCAGCGACTACATCTACCGCCAGCTCGGCACCTCGGTGGGCGCGGGCACGCGCGCCGCCATGAGCGCCGAACGCGCCCTGGCCGCCCTGGAAGTCGAGCACCAGACGACCGCCGCCGACTGA
- a CDS encoding metal ABC transporter solute-binding protein, Zn/Mn family, with protein MTRTLLSLAVLLGASLAHAAPLPVTATTSILADFVKNVGGLRVTVTTIVPAGTDAHTFQPTTTVIRQLAGSRLLFLNGANLEPWLPQVQAANPGAKAVILTTGLPLRPAPGESGSNGPRDPHAWWDVTLTAGYIRTIQMALSAADPAGKATYAQNAAAYLKQLDRVDAWAKTQFATLKPAQKTIVTNHDALAYFAAHYGLTLAGTVLPGLSTEREPSARELAALITSVRGSGAKVIFTENTVNDRLARTLASETGAKIAPPLYTDALGPQGSRGDTFLKALRANVDIMVRALK; from the coding sequence ATGACACGCACTCTGCTTTCCCTTGCTGTGCTGCTCGGCGCCAGCCTTGCCCACGCTGCCCCCCTGCCCGTCACGGCGACCACCTCGATCCTCGCGGACTTCGTGAAGAACGTCGGCGGCCTTCGCGTGACCGTCACCACCATCGTGCCGGCCGGAACCGACGCCCACACCTTCCAGCCGACCACCACCGTCATCCGCCAGCTTGCGGGCAGCCGTCTGCTGTTCCTGAATGGCGCGAACCTCGAACCGTGGCTGCCGCAGGTGCAGGCCGCGAACCCAGGGGCCAAGGCTGTCATCCTCACCACGGGTCTGCCGCTGCGCCCCGCGCCCGGCGAGAGCGGCAGCAACGGCCCGCGCGACCCGCACGCGTGGTGGGACGTGACCCTGACCGCCGGGTACATCCGGACCATCCAGATGGCACTGAGCGCCGCCGATCCCGCCGGAAAGGCCACGTACGCCCAGAACGCCGCCGCGTACCTGAAGCAGCTGGACCGTGTGGACGCCTGGGCGAAAACGCAGTTCGCCACGCTGAAGCCCGCGCAGAAGACGATCGTGACGAACCACGACGCCCTGGCGTACTTCGCCGCGCACTACGGCCTGACCCTCGCGGGAACCGTGCTGCCCGGCCTGAGCACCGAGCGCGAACCGAGCGCCCGCGAGCTGGCCGCGCTGATCACCAGCGTGCGGGGCAGCGGCGCGAAGGTCATCTTCACCGAGAACACGGTGAACGACCGCCTGGCCCGTACGCTGGCCTCCGAGACCGGCGCGAAGATCGCTCCCCCGCTGTACACCGACGCGCTGGGGCCGCAGGGCAGCCGCGGCGACACCTTCCTGAAGGCCCTGCGGGCCAACGTGGACATCATGGTCAGGGCGCTGAAGTGA
- a CDS encoding metal ABC transporter ATP-binding protein, translating into MLGVSHLTVAYGPQIALEDATVRFEAGQFSAIIGPNGAGKSTLLRTLVGLLPDHAGAVQFDPGHTARECISYVPQQQTLDWAFPVTVWDVAMMGRTGRLGWLRWPGRKDREIVEGALRETGVFDLRHRHIGALSGGQRQRVLLARMLARRGHLLLLDEPLTGVDATTQESLMALLRAEADRGRAVVMVTHDLEQARRWCDQLVLVNRRIIASGTPAEVYTPHNVELTFSSSHLGPMHAEA; encoded by the coding sequence ATGCTGGGCGTCTCGCACCTGACGGTCGCGTACGGCCCGCAGATCGCGCTGGAGGACGCCACCGTGCGCTTCGAGGCCGGGCAGTTCAGCGCCATCATCGGCCCGAACGGCGCGGGCAAGAGCACCCTGCTGCGCACCCTGGTGGGCCTGCTGCCGGACCACGCGGGCGCCGTGCAGTTCGATCCCGGCCACACCGCGCGCGAGTGTATTTCCTACGTGCCTCAGCAGCAGACCCTCGACTGGGCGTTCCCCGTCACCGTGTGGGACGTGGCCATGATGGGCCGCACCGGGCGCCTGGGCTGGCTGCGCTGGCCCGGCCGCAAAGACCGGGAGATCGTCGAGGGCGCGCTCAGGGAAACCGGTGTCTTTGACCTGCGTCACCGGCACATCGGCGCCCTGTCCGGCGGGCAACGCCAGCGCGTCCTGCTGGCCCGGATGCTGGCCCGGCGCGGGCACCTGCTGCTGCTCGACGAGCCCCTCACCGGCGTGGACGCGACCACCCAGGAGAGCCTGATGGCCCTGCTGCGCGCCGAGGCCGACCGGGGCCGCGCGGTCGTGATGGTCACCCACGACCTCGAACAGGCGCGGCGCTGGTGCGACCAGCTGGTGCTCGTGAACCGCCGGATCATCGCCAGCGGCACGCCCGCCGAGGTGTACACGCCGCACAACGTCGAACTCACGTTCAGCAGCAGCCACCTCGGGCCCATGCACGCGGAGGCCTGA
- a CDS encoding GNAT family N-acetyltransferase, with product MVSDPSRAALLAAYDAQLREDSEMASADAFDRAGPLYRGVFGDRGFVTYRDLGGLTGSALDDLIAQTVEHYAANPQIKTFEWKTRGHDAPADLPGRLIAHGLTPDDLETVMVGEAKLLAQPVPLPEGVTLRRIDNQPEPRADVERAAATLERAFGHGFGAGGLLRRIEQRPDLIELWVAEAGGEVISAGRLEYVPDSDFAGLWGGGTLPEWRGQGIYRALTAARASSAADRGVRYLHSDCTAMSRPILERSGMIPVTTTTPYLWRR from the coding sequence ATGGTGTCCGATCCGTCCCGTGCCGCCCTGCTCGCCGCGTACGACGCCCAGTTGCGAGAGGACTCCGAGATGGCGTCCGCCGACGCCTTCGACCGCGCCGGGCCTCTGTACCGGGGGGTGTTCGGCGACCGGGGCTTCGTGACCTACCGCGATCTGGGCGGCCTGACCGGATCGGCCCTCGACGACCTGATCGCGCAGACCGTCGAGCACTACGCGGCAAATCCGCAGATCAAGACCTTCGAATGGAAGACGCGCGGCCACGACGCGCCCGCCGACCTGCCGGGTCGCCTGATCGCGCACGGTCTCACGCCGGATGACCTGGAGACCGTCATGGTCGGAGAGGCCAAGCTGCTGGCCCAGCCGGTGCCACTGCCAGAGGGCGTGACGCTGCGCCGCATCGACAACCAGCCCGAGCCTCGGGCGGACGTGGAGAGGGCGGCCGCCACGCTGGAACGGGCCTTCGGGCATGGCTTTGGCGCGGGGGGACTGCTGCGCCGCATCGAGCAGCGCCCGGATCTGATCGAGCTGTGGGTGGCGGAGGCGGGCGGTGAGGTGATCAGCGCGGGCCGCCTGGAGTACGTGCCGGACAGTGACTTCGCGGGCCTGTGGGGGGGCGGCACCCTGCCCGAGTGGCGCGGCCAGGGCATCTACCGCGCGCTCACGGCGGCCCGCGCCAGTTCGGCCGCGGATCGTGGCGTGCGCTACCTGCACAGCGACTGCACCGCGATGTCCCGCCCGATCCTGGAACGCAGCGGCATGATCCCGGTCACCACAACCACGCCGTACCTCTGGCGACGGTAG